Proteins encoded in a region of the Euleptes europaea isolate rEulEur1 chromosome 3, rEulEur1.hap1, whole genome shotgun sequence genome:
- the YIF1B gene encoding protein YIF1B has protein sequence MSAAGGGAGPGRARRCRVTGSRAGLLGRRGHAFWAGAGGSLPTPALRAAKRRLPAVPPQPSTPPPQLFDDTSAAARLADPVSSFAVAYGSSLATQGKQLVDRNVSAARGGAALGHSPLPPPGGDPPSLSPPRQIDRFIPVTRLKYYFAVDTLYVGRKLGLLLFPFLHQDWQLRYQQDTPVAPRFDINAPDLYIPVMAFITYILVAGLALGTQNRFSPDLLGLQASSALAWLIVEVLAVLLSLYLVTVNTDLTTIDLVAFSGYKYVGMIVGLVAGLLFGKTGYFLLLSWCCLSIFVFMIRTLRLKILSEAVAEGVLVQGTKNQLRMYLTMAVAGLQPIFMYWLTFHLVR, from the exons ATGAGCGCGGCCGGCGGCGGAGCCGGGCCAGGCCGGGCGCGTAGGTGTCGCGTGACGGGGTCCCGCGCGGGGCTCCTGGGGAGGAGAGGCCACGCCTTCTGGGCGGGCGCCGGGGGCTCCCTTCCCACGCCCGCCTTGCGAG CTGCCAAGCGCCGCCTGCCCGCCGTGCCGCCGCAGCCCTCGACGCCTCCGCCGCAGCTCTTCGACGACACCAGCGCCGCCGCCCGCCTGGCCGACCCCGTTTCCAGCTTCGCCGTGGCCTACGGCAGCTCCTTGGCCACGCAGGGAAAGCAGCTCGTGGACCGGAACGTGAGTGCGGCTCGGGGCGGGGCAGCTCTtggccactcccccctccccccgcctggTGGTGACCCCCCCTCCCTGTCGCCCCCTCGGCAGATCGACCGCTTCATCCCCGTGACCAGGCTGAAGTACTACTTCGCAGTCGACACCCTCTATGTGGGCAGGAAGctcggcctcctcctcttccctttcctgcaCCAG GACTGGCAGTTGCGCTACCAGCAGGACACGCCCGTGGCCCCCCGCTTTGATATCAATGCCCCAGACCTCTACATTCCAG TCATGGCGTTCATCACTTACATCCTGGTGGCAGGGCTGGCTCTGGGAACACAGAACAG GTTCTCCCCCGACCTGCTGGGCTTGCAGGCCAGCTCAGCCTTGGCGTGGCTGATTGTGGAAGTCTTGGCTGTCCTTTTGAGCCTCTACCTCGTGACGGTCAACACCGATTTGACCACGATTGATTTGGTCGCCTTCTCAGGATACAAATATGTGGG GATGATCGTGGGCCTCGTGGCCGGGCTGCTGTTTGGAAAGACCGGCTACTTCCTGCTGCTGAGCTGGTGCTGCCTCTCCATCTTTGTCTTCATG ATCCGGACCCTGCGCTTAAAGATCTTGTCTGAGGCCGTCGCAGAAGGGGTGTTGGTGCAGGGGACTAAGAACCAGCTCCGCATGTACCTGACGATGGCCGTGGCCGGCCTGCAGCCAATTTTCATGTACTGGCTAACTTTCCACCTCGTCCGCTGA